In Camelina sativa cultivar DH55 chromosome 13, Cs, whole genome shotgun sequence, the genomic window GACCAAAAGAGTCAAAGTGTCAAAGAACTCACAAAAGGCTATCAAGAATTTTCCATAGCCTTTTCTTTGATACGAAGGCAGGGTTAGAATGCAAGCTAAGTTGTATGCTTCTTCCGAATGCTTCTCCTGTACCCAGTAGAAGTTACGTTTTATTAACAAACCAAACAATGGAAACCAAACATATCTGTAAATAATGTGCTGTATTACCTTTGAGAAGTATCCAACCTTGTGGCACCCTCGATCATCACATTCGCAAAGAACGTAGAACAGAAACAAATCAACGTCGTAGTAAAGAGTTTTGTGGTCAAGAAATAACTTTGCCAGGTAACAGAGATTCTGTGCATAAACCTTGTTCTTTTTGCCATCAACCTGTAAGATTGGAGTACAGTTAGAGAAAAGATATTTGGAAAAATTTCTGCTTGGTGAAGATTTACTTGTTGATGTACAACATAACCAAATGAGAGATAATAACTAATAAGCAtccatatacaaaaaaaaacaggtgaTAAAGTTAGCAATATAAACATCATTTCCAGTGAAACAAGAACAATACCAGATACAGATCTCGGGATATTACCTCAAACATTGACAAGGTACCACTTCGATAAATTTCATCACCAGGGGGGTGCTTCAGGTCACACTTTCTCTGCAGGGAAAAGCTACAAGATAAATAAAAGTATGGTAAAATGGTAATGCAACTTTACTGAACCGTGAATATAGATATGCAAGTCGGTGAAAATATTCAACAGAATCTAAAAGATTGGCTACTATCTTCAGAAATGAAACTGGAATGCAAGAACAGAGAAAACGGatgtgaaaccaaaaaatattgaacCTCGCAGTGGAAATAAAGTTATGATGCTGActtaaagataaagaaaaacagTTGCTCACCATATGCCTTCGAAGCTGCTCTTTGCGTTTCATGAAGTTCAGgcaaaactcacaaaaaaagAGCTTCACGCAGTCATTGTATTCTGGCGGAAAAGGGAAGAAGTACCAAGTCTCAATCTCATATTTTCCAAGCTCAACTGTTGCTATGTTCTTCACTTTCGTGAACTCTTCATGTTCACGCAAACTTGCTGCATCCAGCTCCTCATGACCCTACATAACACAAAAATCTCGAATCAACTTAAGCCTGATGTTTCCATGAATTGCCTTGAAAAGGCATCAATTACCACTCACCTCTACATGAGTCTCATCAATCTTCCTCTTCTGGTGGCGTGTCTTCTTCAAGCTCGTTACCTAGAAAACATAAGACATAATTCTCTGCTCAATGAAAAACGTAGAAGAGAAAACTTACGGAGACTTATGCaactaaacaacacaaaaactaaagaaagcaCCTTTTCTTCCACTTTTTCATCTACAGCACACTCTACCGAGTCAAGGTCTAGTTGGTCCAGATGAGTCCATTCATCCAGTCTCCTATTAACTGCAGTTTCAGAAAACAAATCACTAAaatcaaacattcaaaacataCACACACTGATGATTCCATCAAAAGATTTAACAACCACCAACTTTATAATCACTTTACTCAATGCAGAACTTAATCTCCTTCTCAAAAATCTCACACAGCTTGTTTTGAAGCCAAATCTAATGACCCAATAGATAAAGGCTCGAAATTTAACTTCCTACATTATACACCCTAGACAAAAATTTCCACCTTTTTGAGGTTCAACCGTACAAATCaaccaaaattgaaaaccctagatcAAAACGTGATGGGGGAGTTAAACGACGTACACTCAGTGTAATGAACGTAATACTCGTAATCATTCGTACAGCCGTTATGTATCCTCCGGCGCTCAATTACTTTCACGGGATGGTGTTTGCCGTCTCTCCACCGACACATCACGAGAGTGCCAACTTCGAGAGGAAGCATTACcattttcctcttcttcgacGGATCAGACATTACGATCGCCTGATCAAGAGCTAACGGAGGAGGATGAGACAAATCACCTCCGTTCATTGCCGGAGGCTTTTGATTCGACGACGAAGGTGGCGGTCCGGTGCCGTTAGTTTCTGTATTTGCTGACGATCCCATTTCTCGGTCGGGTCGGCGGAGATTACCGGGTGGGCTTTCTCTCTGATATGAGTTAGAGACTTAGAGAGGAACTAGAGAGATCAAAACGGACGCTTGAAATAAGTTAGGCCCATCAGATGTTACTTTTCACGCAACTTGGGCCCTTCTTTACGGGCCGAGAAATAAATTATTGATATTTAATGTTGTGGACATCTTTTTAGCCAAGTCCATATGTATATAAATCAAACTGATCACTGTTATTAGTCAGATAAATTTGATCATGTAAGAACTATGTATCttgaatcatttttgttttcaccaaaaaaaaaaaaaaaaatttgaatcggtttttttaaatctctttgtaTTAAATCTCTTTGTATGTGATGGCTGTTTGAGCTAATTTAGACGTTTAAGTTCTTGTATTTATCTCTAGCTAGCTAGGCTATGAATCTAGATAACTATGTTGTCacgaaaagaaagcaaaaagctATTAAATGATTTCGTTAGCAAAATGGATATAAGTTTCATTGAATCTCACTGACAGTTCGTTGTGTCTTTTCATTAAAACTCTATGAATGTGAGGACTGAGGAGACACAAAAGTCAGCGGAAATATCGAAGTGAAGTAAACAAAGAGCAGAGATTTTAGTGTGTCTCTCTGCTActttctgagttttttttacCAACAAGTGTGGAGCAAAGctctgttcttcttttgtttttttttaatgctttgtttgttgtcataggttttctttttattattgggAAGGTAAAAAGAGATTGCAACTGTTTTAATTGAACTTCCATATTCATTAATTAATTCGAAGACAAACGAGCCAGTACACTTTTCTCTCTGCAGTCTGCACCATCCTCTATATAAATGTACCCAATATGCTCCTTCTTTGGCTTATAcgattatatgtatatatatcggTTAATTTAGACATGAGTTTTTGACTTGATAACAAAATAGTATATCGTTTATGGAGATCTTATATTTCATTATGATAAACGTTTTTATCAATACTAAATATAATATGTCGTTAGCTATTTCACAAAAGTCTAATGGATACGTTTATAgactatatattatttgttatttttttgtttagtggTAATCGAATATTTTCTTCATAcccatttctattttttgtacttgatatatataataagtgtatatattttatgtaatcaTGATTATTACATATAAACATTCGAATGTGAGATATGTATACGCAAGACGAAAAATGAGGTAATGGAGTAGATTCATACATATGCTATAAATTCTAAAGAATACAATagaatacaaatatatatatacgatgAGAGTATACAAAGACAAAAGTCCACAGTAATGATAACACTATTTAAATAGGGTTCTTTCATGGCGTCATGGTTCTTATTCCCGAAAAATGCCCGGCCAAAACTTGTATACAACCAAACTACAAATCAAGAACTtattatgaattatatatatacgaaaatgataacaatattaaatatatggTGGTACACAACTCAAGCTAACCGTTATGATTATTCCACAACCATTTCTCGGtcaacaacaatatatattatatatcctaACAAATTCTTATTTCGTAtccattttaatatatataaacactttCCATAATTGCACCATTACTCACACTTTATAGCATAATATAGTTACTATTAATGGAAATGTCACCTTGATTAGATCAAttcccctcctcctccttcccCACCGCCAAAATTTGGCGGTGGTGGCCGCGAAACCCATGACGTTGTCGTCACCGCCTGAGAAGCTTGATCTTGCGGCAGGGGAGGAGGATTTCCTGGATTATTATTGAGTAGCCGGATCTGCCGTTTCAAGAACTTAACATAGCGTATAGCTTCGTCGAGCATTGAAGCCGTATCCATCTTGGTGCCACCTGGCACTAGTCTCTGGAGAATTCTGATCCTCTCACTGATTCTCTCACGGCGGTGTCTAGCAGCCACGCTCTGAGGGTCGTCGGAGATCCTGACGTTACGGCGTTTGGGTTTCTTGACGCTTGCTGGGTCTATGTCGACCGGCTGCATGGCTGCGATCTTGTACATCATCTCCTTCATAGCATCGAGTTCTTCTAgaggctcttcttcttcttcgtcgtcttcttgatCTCCGGAGAAAAGAGTGGTGGTTGCGAGGGAAGATGAGAGGGGAGtgaaatgagaagaagagaaagggttGAAGATATGGAGGTGGGTGTGTTGGTCCATGACCATACCGATTGGATCattatgatgttgatgatgatggtgctcattcttgttgttgctgctgttgaTGATGTTGTTCCAAGTGTAATTTTGGAAGAGAGATGGGttcatattattataattattattcatactttatgtttgtttgatttgtgaaGATTTTAATGCCTGGGGCGAGCTCGAGGCATATGTGTNNNNNNNNNNNNNNNNNNNNNNNNNNNNNNNNNNNNNNNNNNNNNNNNNNNNNNNNNNNNNNNNNNNNNNNNNNNNNNNNNNNNNNNNNNNNNNNNNNNNNNNNNNNNNNNNNNNNNNNNNNNNNNNNNNNNNNNNNNNNNNNNNNNNNNNNNNNNNNNNNNNNNNNNNNNNNNNNNNNNNNNNNNNNNNNNNNNNNNNNNNNNNNNNNNNNNNNNNNNNNNNNNNNNNNNNNNNNNNNNNNNNNNNNNNNNNNNNNNNNNNNNNNNNNNNNNNNNNNNNNNNNNNNNNNNNNNNNNNNNNNNNNNNNNNNNNNNNNNNNNNNNNNNNNNNNNNNNNNNNNNNNNNNNNNNNNNNNNNNNNNNNNNNNNNNNNNNNNNNNNNNNNNNNNNNNNNNNNNNNNNNNNNNNNNNNNNNNNNNNNNNNNNNNNNNNNNNNNNNNNNNNNNNNNNNNNNNNNNNNNNNNNNNNNNNNNNNNNNNNNNNNNNN contains:
- the LOC104734972 gene encoding transcription factor HEC3-like, which codes for MNNNYNNMNPSLFQNYTWNNIINSSNNKNEHHHHQHHNDPIGMVMDQHTHLHIFNPFSSSHFTPLSSSLATTTLFSGDQEDDEEEEEPLEELDAMKEMMYKIAAMQPVDIDPASVKKPKRRNVRISDDPQSVAARHRRERISERIRILQRLVPGGTKMDTASMLDEAIRYVKFLKRQIRLLNNNPGNPPPLPQDQASQAVTTTSWVSRPPPPNFGGGEGGGGELI
- the LOC104734971 gene encoding histone acetyltransferase of the MYST family 2-like isoform X1 — encoded protein: MGSSANTETNGTGPPPSSSNQKPPAMNGGDLSHPPPLALDQAIVMSDPSKKRKMVMLPLEVGTLVMCRWRDGKHHPVKVIERRRIHNGCTNDYEYYVHYTEFNRRLDEWTHLDQLDLDSVECAVDEKVEEKVTSLKKTRHQKRKIDETHVEGHEELDAASLREHEEFTKVKNIATVELGKYEIETWYFFPFPPEYNDCVKLFFCEFCLNFMKRKEQLRRHMRKCDLKHPPGDEIYRSGTLSMFEVDGKKNKVYAQNLCYLAKLFLDHKTLYYDVDLFLFYVLCECDDRGCHKVGYFSKVIQHIIYRYVWFPLFGLLIKRNFYWVQEKHSEEAYNLACILTLPSYQRKGYGKFLIAFSYELSKKEGKVGTPERPLSDLGLLSYRGYWTRVLLDILKKHKGNISIKELSDMTAIKAEDILSTLQSLELIQYRKGQHVICADPKVLDRHLKAAGRGGLDVDVSKLIWTPYKDQS
- the LOC104734971 gene encoding histone acetyltransferase of the MYST family 2-like isoform X2; protein product: MGSSANTETNGTGPPPSSSNQKPPAMNGGDLSHPPPLALDQAIVMSDPSKKRKMVMLPLEVGTLVMCRWRDGKHHPVKVIERRRIHNGCTNDYEYYVHYTEFNRRLDEWTHLDQLDLDSVECAVDEKVEEKVTSLKKTRHQKRKIDETHVEGHEELDAASLREHEEFTKVKNIATVELGKYEIETWYFFPFPPEYNDCVKLFFCEFCLNFMKRKEQLRRHMRKCDLKHPPGDEIYRSGTLSMFEVDGKKNKVYAQNLCYLAKLFLDHKTLYYDVDLFLFYVLCECDDRGCHKVGYFSKEKHSEEAYNLACILTLPSYQRKGYGKFLIAFSYELSKKEGKVGTPERPLSDLGLLSYRGYWTRVLLDILKKHKGNISIKELSDMTAIKAEDILSTLQSLELIQYRKGQHVICADPKVLDRHLKAAGRGGLDVDVSKLIWTPYKDQS